One genomic segment of Paenibacillus xylanexedens includes these proteins:
- a CDS encoding chemotaxis protein CheA, with translation MDMNQYLSMFIDESNDHLQSLNENMLQLEGNPEDLGIVQVIFRSAHTLKGMAATMGFEDLASLTHKMENVLDLVRNEKLKMQDYIFDTMFKSLDALETMVQDITEGGQGKADVSSIVASLQAIENGEMTNGNGPAAETNKPANASISSAVELDEFQYSVLDQSIAEGHRVFYVDVLVSEHSQLKGVRAYMVFDMLERSGEVVKAYPSVQDIEQEKFERSFSLYYITTKEAHELEEGIMSISEIESAKLIQLDQETLQQMANQVAATVEAPPAPTAVVEVASPDKNSVPKEETTTAPAKTAAPKQAAAPSRTIRVDIERLDVLMNLFSELLIDRSRLEQLASETGNNDLSDTVAHLSRVSTDLQNIVLKLRMVPVDTVFNRFPRMIRDLAKTLDKKIDLVITGAETELDRTVIDEIGDPLVHLLRNAVDHGVESITERVAAGKPEMGTVNLRAFHSGNHVFIEIEDDGKGIYRDKLLKTAIKRGVVTEEQGAKMSDDEVNQLLFAPGFSTADIISDISGRGVGLDVVKSKITSLGGNVTIHSTPGKGTNFSVQLPLTLSIIAAMLVRLGSEKYAVPLSSIVETAIVQREQVRNIHGNKMITFRESLIPYLSLSEVFSVPDFNDADEQETEIVVIRKGDRLAAVAVEEFIGQSEIVLKSMGTYLPAIEGISGATILGDGQVALILDPNAFIK, from the coding sequence ATGGACATGAACCAATATTTATCCATGTTTATTGATGAGTCTAATGATCATCTGCAATCGCTTAACGAAAACATGCTTCAACTTGAAGGCAATCCGGAAGACCTGGGCATAGTTCAGGTTATATTCCGCTCCGCTCATACCTTGAAGGGTATGGCAGCAACTATGGGCTTTGAAGATTTGGCATCACTGACACATAAAATGGAAAATGTGTTGGATCTGGTTCGTAATGAGAAGTTGAAAATGCAGGATTACATTTTTGATACCATGTTCAAGAGTCTGGACGCTTTGGAAACCATGGTTCAGGATATTACCGAAGGTGGACAAGGTAAAGCAGATGTGTCGTCAATTGTAGCTTCACTTCAAGCCATTGAAAATGGTGAAATGACAAACGGAAATGGACCTGCTGCAGAAACAAACAAGCCGGCTAACGCTTCAATCTCTTCGGCTGTGGAACTGGATGAATTCCAATATTCAGTGCTGGATCAGTCGATCGCCGAAGGTCATCGTGTGTTCTACGTGGATGTGCTTGTTAGCGAGCATAGCCAGTTAAAAGGTGTACGGGCTTATATGGTCTTTGATATGCTGGAACGTTCAGGTGAAGTCGTTAAGGCTTACCCATCCGTTCAGGATATTGAGCAGGAGAAGTTTGAGCGCAGTTTCTCGTTGTATTACATAACAACTAAAGAGGCGCACGAACTGGAAGAAGGCATCATGAGTATCTCTGAAATTGAAAGTGCAAAGCTCATTCAACTGGATCAGGAGACTCTTCAGCAGATGGCCAATCAGGTAGCAGCTACAGTTGAAGCGCCACCCGCACCAACAGCTGTAGTTGAGGTTGCTTCGCCGGATAAGAATTCTGTACCCAAAGAAGAAACCACAACGGCACCAGCTAAAACAGCTGCACCGAAGCAAGCTGCTGCACCTTCACGTACCATTCGTGTGGATATTGAACGTCTCGACGTATTGATGAACCTGTTCAGTGAATTGTTGATTGACCGTTCACGTCTGGAGCAACTGGCCAGTGAAACAGGCAACAATGATTTATCCGATACAGTAGCTCATTTAAGTCGAGTTAGCACAGATTTGCAAAATATTGTATTGAAATTGCGGATGGTTCCGGTAGATACCGTATTTAATCGATTCCCGCGTATGATCCGTGATCTGGCTAAGACACTTGATAAAAAAATCGATCTGGTGATTACAGGTGCTGAGACGGAACTGGATCGTACGGTAATTGATGAGATTGGTGATCCGCTTGTGCATTTACTGCGTAACGCGGTTGACCATGGTGTGGAATCCATTACAGAGCGTGTAGCTGCAGGTAAACCAGAGATGGGTACAGTAAACCTGCGTGCCTTCCACAGTGGAAATCACGTATTTATCGAAATTGAAGATGATGGTAAAGGTATCTATCGCGACAAGCTTTTGAAAACCGCGATCAAACGTGGTGTTGTAACCGAAGAACAAGGTGCCAAAATGAGTGATGATGAAGTGAATCAGCTGTTGTTCGCACCTGGTTTTAGTACTGCTGATATTATCTCGGATATCTCTGGCCGGGGCGTTGGCTTGGATGTAGTAAAATCGAAGATCACTTCGCTTGGCGGTAATGTAACGATTCATTCAACTCCAGGCAAAGGCACGAACTTCTCTGTTCAGCTTCCGTTGACACTATCCATTATTGCTGCAATGCTTGTACGACTTGGTTCTGAGAAATATGCTGTTCCGTTGTCTTCCATTGTAGAGACGGCCATTGTACAACGTGAGCAAGTTCGTAATATTCACGGCAATAAAATGATCACGTTCCGTGAGTCACTTATTCCGTACTTGTCTTTGAGCGAAGTATTCTCTGTACCGGATTTCAATGACGCTGATGAGCAAGAAACAGAAATTGTCGTGATTCGCAAAGGCGACCGTCTTGCAGCCGTAGCTGTTGAAGAATTTATTGGACAAAGTGAGATTGTTCTCAAATCAATGGGAACCTATCTTCCTGCTATTGAAGGAATCTCTGGAGCAACCATTCTCGGAGATGGACAAGTAGCCCTGATTCTTGATCCTAATGCATTTATTAAATAA
- a CDS encoding chemotaxis protein CheW, translating to MEEELKVIVFKLGSEEYGIEVDKVQTIERMMPITRVPKTLSFVKGVINLRGVVIPVIDLRGRFSLPETEYTDQTRIVIVGVDDMQVGFIVDSANDVIDIKSSAIDSPPEVVGGVKARYLRGVAKLEDSRLLIMLNLNEVLNKSEIVQLESVEG from the coding sequence ATGGAAGAAGAGTTGAAAGTCATCGTCTTTAAATTGGGTTCCGAAGAGTATGGTATTGAGGTAGACAAGGTTCAGACGATTGAGCGTATGATGCCAATTACCCGTGTTCCCAAGACACTTTCCTTTGTAAAAGGAGTTATTAATCTACGCGGTGTTGTAATTCCGGTCATTGATCTACGCGGTCGTTTCTCCCTTCCGGAAACGGAATACACGGATCAGACTCGTATTGTTATCGTAGGTGTAGACGACATGCAAGTTGGCTTTATCGTAGATTCTGCCAATGATGTTATTGATATCAAGAGCAGTGCGATCGATAGCCCACCAGAAGTGGTTGGCGGCGTCAAAGCGAGATACCTGCGAGGTGTTGCTAAATTGGAAGATTCACGCTTGTTGATCATGCTCAACCTAAACGAAGTATTAAATAAAAGCGAGATTGTACAGCTGGAAAGTGTTGA